Proteins encoded by one window of Verrucomicrobiota bacterium:
- a CDS encoding penicillin-binding protein 2, with protein sequence MRWDAQTRAVTVCCGLVGLFSVYSFRLIDLQIVKHEEYAARAAEKHVHRQTIYAKRGMVRDIHDEVLADNLPVETVVGDSSLIREPMAVAEAIANQLEVDPRELAARLGSGAKYVVLKQEVSEAKVEEIRANLRAARLKGIRFEPGFKRMYPNGSLLAQVLGFIDHKHEGVMGVERSMQEFLQGADGFRYIEIDRTGRELVPYRGLEKPAKDGCDVTVTIDLGLQSIIEQELDAACAQYHPQRAIAVMMRPVTGEILAMSSRPTFDPNAAGESKPEQQKNGAIVDMVEPGSTFKIVATSAALEEKLVTPNTSIFCENGHFQYAGRVLRDAHPMGVLTVHQILAKSSNIGVAKLALQLGDDKLYQYIRNFGFGERTGVALTGEIPGLVIPLNRWTKLEITRVPMGQSVAVTPLQLVTAMSTIANGGKLMKPLIVARITDPDGRPVVTFAPEVIRQVVSTETTKKVVSALKDVVTKQGTAQKAAVKGFTVAGKTGTAQKVDPKGGYYQGRYVTSFVGFMPADDPKFSLLVMLDDPQTKPGEAYGGLVAGPIFARMAERAANYLDLRPTEVEPHVAGNAATSKKESLTAAARD encoded by the coding sequence ATGAGGTGGGATGCGCAGACGCGTGCCGTCACCGTATGTTGCGGTTTGGTCGGGCTGTTCAGCGTGTACTCATTCCGGCTGATCGATCTCCAGATCGTCAAGCATGAGGAGTACGCGGCGCGGGCTGCGGAAAAGCATGTTCACAGGCAAACCATTTATGCAAAGCGCGGCATGGTGCGAGACATCCACGACGAGGTCCTTGCCGACAACCTCCCGGTCGAGACGGTGGTCGGAGATTCGTCGCTCATCCGGGAGCCGATGGCTGTGGCTGAGGCAATCGCAAATCAGCTGGAGGTGGATCCGCGTGAACTTGCCGCCAGGCTCGGTTCCGGCGCGAAATACGTCGTCCTGAAGCAGGAAGTGTCTGAGGCCAAAGTCGAGGAGATCCGGGCTAACCTGCGTGCCGCCAGGTTGAAGGGGATCCGTTTCGAGCCCGGTTTCAAACGGATGTACCCGAACGGCTCGCTGCTGGCCCAGGTGCTGGGGTTTATCGATCACAAGCACGAAGGCGTGATGGGCGTCGAGCGATCGATGCAGGAATTTCTGCAGGGGGCCGACGGGTTCCGCTACATTGAGATTGACCGGACGGGGCGTGAACTGGTGCCTTACCGCGGGCTGGAAAAGCCGGCCAAAGACGGTTGCGACGTGACCGTCACGATCGACCTGGGTCTGCAGAGCATCATCGAGCAGGAACTCGACGCCGCTTGTGCCCAGTATCATCCGCAGCGGGCCATCGCGGTGATGATGCGCCCGGTCACCGGCGAGATCCTGGCGATGAGCAGCCGGCCCACGTTCGACCCCAACGCCGCCGGGGAGTCCAAACCCGAACAGCAGAAAAACGGCGCCATCGTGGACATGGTGGAACCGGGGTCAACGTTCAAGATCGTCGCCACCTCGGCCGCGCTGGAGGAGAAGCTGGTCACGCCCAACACCTCGATTTTCTGCGAGAACGGCCATTTTCAATACGCCGGGCGCGTCCTGCGGGACGCCCATCCCATGGGCGTGCTCACCGTCCACCAGATTCTGGCCAAGTCGAGCAACATCGGGGTGGCCAAGCTGGCGTTGCAGCTTGGCGACGACAAGCTTTATCAGTACATCCGGAATTTTGGTTTTGGCGAGAGGACCGGCGTCGCGCTGACCGGCGAGATCCCCGGCCTGGTGATTCCGCTCAACCGCTGGACCAAGCTGGAGATTACCCGCGTCCCCATGGGCCAGTCGGTGGCGGTCACCCCGCTGCAATTGGTCACCGCGATGTCCACCATCGCCAATGGCGGCAAACTCATGAAACCGTTGATCGTGGCCAGGATTACCGATCCCGACGGGCGCCCGGTGGTGACGTTTGCGCCCGAGGTGATCCGGCAAGTGGTTTCGACTGAAACCACGAAAAAAGTTGTTTCGGCCCTGAAAGACGTGGTGACCAAACAAGGCACTGCCCAGAAGGCCGCGGTCAAAGGCTTTACGGTGGCGGGCAAGACGGGTACGGCGCAGAAGGTTGATCCGAAGGGGGGCTACTACCAGGGGCGCTACGTGACGTCATTCGTCGGGTTCATGCCGGCCGATGATCCCAAGTTCAGCCTTCTGGTGATGCTGGACGACCCGCAAACCAAGCCCGGTGAAGCGTACGGCGGCCTGGTGGCCGGGCCGATTTTTGCCCGTATGGCGGAGCGGGCGGCAAATTACCTCGACTTGCGTCCCACGGAAGTCGAACCCCATGTGGCGGGAAACGCCGCCACCTCCAAGAAAGAATCCTTGACCGCCGCCGCGCGCGACTGA
- the rsmH gene encoding 16S rRNA (cytosine(1402)-N(4))-methyltransferase RsmH — MKKGPGHGYHRPVLLQEVLAVLQPGPGKVFFDGTFGGGGHTRALLESGAAVVASDRDPAALGEARKLFGEYGVRFSFLQSDFATVHERLAELRLGPFDGVLLDLGVSSHQLDTPERGFSFQQDGPLDMRMDPRDGPTAAELLQSAGETQLAEWFWRLGDEPAARRIAARIVRHRAEKPLRTTAELADLVSSVVPRRGPRHPATKVFQALRLVVNRELEQVSAGLANLRTVLKLGGRMAVITFHSLEDRLVKNYFRDLTREWDDRPEWPAPRPNPLFAFRLVNSRAVVPSEAEVRENARARSAKLRAVERIRYEP, encoded by the coding sequence ATGAAAAAAGGGCCGGGGCACGGTTACCACCGGCCGGTGCTTCTGCAGGAAGTCCTGGCGGTGCTGCAGCCGGGGCCCGGCAAGGTTTTTTTCGATGGCACATTCGGCGGCGGCGGGCACACGCGGGCGTTGCTGGAATCGGGTGCGGCGGTGGTGGCGAGCGACCGGGATCCGGCCGCCCTTGGGGAGGCGCGCAAGCTGTTCGGCGAGTACGGCGTCCGCTTCTCTTTTCTGCAAAGTGATTTCGCCACGGTCCACGAGCGGCTGGCGGAGCTGCGCCTGGGGCCGTTTGACGGTGTGCTGCTTGACCTGGGAGTTTCCTCACACCAGCTCGACACGCCCGAGCGCGGCTTCAGTTTTCAGCAGGACGGCCCGCTGGACATGCGGATGGATCCGCGGGACGGGCCGACTGCGGCGGAGCTTCTGCAGTCGGCCGGTGAAACCCAGCTGGCCGAATGGTTCTGGCGATTAGGCGATGAACCGGCGGCGCGGCGGATCGCGGCCCGGATCGTGCGGCACCGGGCGGAAAAGCCGTTACGGACTACGGCGGAGCTGGCGGATCTGGTTAGTTCGGTGGTACCGCGAAGGGGCCCGCGTCATCCGGCGACAAAGGTGTTTCAGGCGTTGCGGCTGGTAGTAAACCGGGAGTTGGAACAGGTGAGCGCCGGCCTTGCCAATCTGCGGACGGTGCTCAAGTTAGGCGGCCGGATGGCAGTGATCACTTTTCATTCGTTGGAGGATCGTCTCGTCAAGAACTATTTCCGCGATCTGACCCGCGAGTGGGATGACCGGCCGGAGTGGCCGGCGCCGCGGCCTAACCCGCTGTTTGCCTTTCGATTGGTTAATTCCCGGGCGGTGGTCCCGAGTGAAGCAGAAGTTCGAGAAAACGCGCGCGCCCGCAGCGCCAAACTCAGGGCAGTAGAACGAATCCGTTATGAACCGTAG
- the ndhC gene encoding NADH-quinone oxidoreductase subunit A, translated as MVQDYLPVLLQVLVAIGFAGAALLISVLVGRTGRRNPVKDSAYECGMLAKGDPQPRFSVKFYLVAMLFILFDIEIVFMYPWAVVYRDYIARYSSLPILASMLGFIIILMVGFVYAVRKGALDWKR; from the coding sequence ATGGTTCAGGACTACCTCCCGGTCCTTTTACAGGTGCTGGTTGCGATCGGATTCGCGGGCGCCGCTCTGTTGATCAGCGTCCTCGTCGGCAGGACGGGCAGGCGCAATCCGGTCAAAGATTCCGCCTACGAGTGCGGGATGTTGGCAAAAGGCGACCCGCAGCCCCGGTTCAGCGTGAAGTTTTATCTCGTGGCGATGCTGTTCATCCTCTTCGACATCGAGATTGTGTTCATGTACCCGTGGGCGGTGGTGTACCGCGATTATATCGCCCGGTACAGCAGCCTTCCGATCCTCGCGAGCATGCTCGGCTTCATCATCATCCTGATGGTCGGCTTCGTGTACGCGGTCAGGAAAGGCGCCCTGGACTGGAAACGTTGA
- a CDS encoding acylphosphatase, whose product MIAKKAYYEGRVQGVGFRFSVKELAAGFDVTGYARNLPDGRVELEVQGADQETDAFLQAILESHLRPHITRWTVQPAEVSPGRKGFSIR is encoded by the coding sequence ATGATCGCGAAAAAAGCCTATTATGAAGGCCGCGTGCAAGGCGTCGGCTTCCGCTTTTCGGTGAAGGAGCTGGCGGCCGGTTTTGATGTGACCGGATACGCTCGGAACCTTCCCGACGGCCGGGTGGAACTGGAGGTCCAAGGCGCGGACCAGGAAACGGACGCCTTCCTGCAGGCCATCCTGGAAAGCCACTTGCGCCCGCACATCACCCGCTGGACCGTTCAACCGGCCGAAGTCTCCCCGGGCCGCAAAGGGTTTTCGATCCGTTAA
- a CDS encoding metallophosphoesterase family protein gives MRFAIFGDIHANLEAFQVVLTDAQEQGCRGFICLGDIVGYNANPRECLDLVRQLGCAAVVKGNHDDYVATSTLLTHFNSLAQVAIQWSREQLTAEAKHWLWTRPLVAFYDSMTVVHATLDDPSSWGYVLNQLDAAASFTWQKTPICFFGHTHVPRLYVHGATVAGYPLKELRIEPNKQYFINVGSVGQPRDGDPRAAYAVFDHDAGTVQLRRLPYDIERTQAKIIAAGLPLKLAERLSVGK, from the coding sequence ATGCGGTTTGCGATTTTTGGCGATATCCACGCCAACTTGGAGGCGTTCCAGGTCGTTTTGACCGACGCGCAAGAGCAAGGTTGCCGCGGTTTCATTTGTCTCGGAGATATCGTTGGGTATAACGCCAATCCGCGCGAGTGCCTCGACCTCGTGCGCCAACTGGGCTGCGCTGCCGTGGTTAAGGGAAATCATGATGACTACGTCGCCACCAGCACGCTGCTGACCCATTTCAATTCATTGGCCCAGGTCGCGATCCAGTGGAGCCGGGAACAACTCACGGCCGAAGCGAAACACTGGCTCTGGACTCGTCCGCTCGTCGCGTTTTACGATTCCATGACCGTCGTCCACGCCACGTTGGATGACCCGTCCAGCTGGGGTTACGTGCTGAATCAGTTGGATGCGGCGGCAAGTTTCACCTGGCAGAAAACGCCGATTTGCTTCTTCGGTCACACCCACGTGCCCAGGCTGTACGTTCACGGCGCCACCGTTGCCGGTTATCCTCTCAAGGAATTGCGCATCGAACCGAACAAGCAATACTTTATCAACGTCGGCAGCGTGGGCCAGCCGCGCGACGGGGATCCCCGGGCCGCTTACGCCGTCTTCGATCATGACGCCGGTACGGTCCAGCTCCGGCGGCTGCCGTACGATATCGAGCGGACGCAGGCAAAGATCATCGCGGCCGGGTTGCCGCTGAAATTGGCGGAACGCTTGAGCGTGGGGAAATGA
- a CDS encoding YajQ family cyclic di-GMP-binding protein, with protein MPSFDVVSEVDKQEIDNALNQARKELATRFDFKDTKASIELTSPTVIELQAEDANRLKSLGEIVIGKLAKRNIDLRNIDRKDPAISPLGHARQELHVKQGLDGDKAKEINKAIKALDLKVQSQLMDRQVRVTGKKRDELQAVIQFLRSKDFGVGLSYKNFRD; from the coding sequence ATGCCATCGTTCGACGTCGTATCCGAAGTTGACAAACAAGAGATCGACAACGCGCTGAACCAGGCACGCAAGGAACTTGCCACCCGGTTCGATTTTAAAGACACCAAGGCGTCGATCGAACTCACTTCTCCCACGGTGATCGAACTTCAAGCCGAGGACGCCAACCGGCTCAAATCGCTGGGCGAAATCGTAATCGGCAAGCTGGCCAAGCGGAACATCGACCTCCGGAACATCGACCGCAAAGACCCGGCCATTTCACCCCTGGGGCACGCCCGCCAGGAACTGCACGTCAAACAAGGGTTGGATGGGGACAAGGCCAAGGAAATCAACAAGGCCATCAAGGCCCTGGACCTCAAGGTTCAGAGCCAGTTGATGGACCGCCAGGTCCGGGTTACCGGCAAAAAACGGGACGAACTGCAGGCGGTCATTCAATTCCTGCGCAGTAAGGATTTCGGGGTCGGCCTGAGTTATAAGAATTTCCGGGACTAG
- a CDS encoding MoaD/ThiS family protein: MTVRLQYFSHLKGLRGPDRVELPEGATVAELLEAVFTAVPPLRNWDRHLLVAVGEAYADRNAVLRANDLVSLMPPVQGG, from the coding sequence ATGACGGTTCGCCTCCAATACTTTTCACACCTGAAAGGTCTTCGCGGCCCCGATCGCGTGGAGCTGCCGGAGGGTGCAACCGTGGCGGAACTGCTTGAAGCGGTGTTCACTGCCGTGCCGCCGCTGCGCAACTGGGATCGCCACCTCCTGGTCGCCGTCGGTGAGGCTTACGCGGACCGCAACGCCGTGCTCCGGGCCAATGACCTTGTTTCGCTCATGCCGCCCGTGCAAGGAGGGTAA
- the hpt gene encoding hypoxanthine phosphoribosyltransferase: MHRDLEKVLFQEAEIFARLDVLAEEITHDYQGLDLTVIAILNGSLIFMADLLRRIPLPLQLDCLRVRSYYGRTVTSGRVDFDLSTLPDLQQRHVLLLDDILDSGHTLAAIITALQEKQAPLSIRSCVLLRKRRQRERAVSVDYVGFDIEDEFVVGYGLDYEEGYRNLPLIGVLRTP, encoded by the coding sequence ATGCACCGCGATCTCGAAAAGGTTCTTTTCCAGGAAGCAGAAATTTTTGCGCGGCTCGATGTCCTGGCCGAGGAAATCACGCACGACTACCAAGGCCTGGATCTTACTGTGATCGCCATCCTCAACGGCAGCCTCATTTTCATGGCGGATTTGCTTCGCCGGATTCCGTTGCCGCTACAGCTGGATTGCCTGCGCGTGCGGAGCTATTACGGCCGCACCGTAACCTCAGGAAGGGTGGATTTCGATCTTTCGACCTTGCCGGATTTGCAGCAGCGCCACGTGCTTTTGCTGGACGACATTCTGGACAGCGGGCACACGCTGGCCGCGATCATCACGGCCCTGCAGGAAAAACAGGCGCCGCTGAGCATTCGCAGCTGCGTGTTGCTGAGAAAACGAAGACAACGCGAGCGCGCCGTCAGCGTGGACTACGTCGGGTTCGACATCGAAGACGAATTCGTCGTCGGCTACGGGCTGGATTATGAAGAGGGTTACCGTAACCTGCCGTTAATCGGCGTCTTGCGCACCCCGTGA
- a CDS encoding tetratricopeptide repeat protein: MAFSAVAFVAFSAMAYTRLSEHDFDQKLREMGNYLWDLDQAADLASAHDQRGEVERIEAKIQAVGQRAAGFAAIPGSHALLAAYVAGLAARMIREWQSAAGWFQRVVARHPENGDAWLELTWCLAELQDWPKCIEAARQATRLYPGASAGWGNLAMALRSAGDFDGARRAVGRALELDPKDPRNLQLRDELEAG; this comes from the coding sequence GTGGCATTCTCTGCCGTAGCATTTGTGGCATTCTCCGCCATGGCGTACACGAGACTCTCCGAACACGATTTCGACCAGAAACTGCGCGAGATGGGCAACTACCTTTGGGACCTCGACCAAGCAGCGGATCTGGCCAGTGCGCATGATCAGCGCGGGGAGGTTGAGCGGATCGAGGCAAAAATCCAGGCCGTTGGTCAAAGGGCCGCCGGCTTTGCGGCCATACCGGGATCGCACGCGCTGCTGGCGGCGTACGTTGCCGGCCTGGCGGCCCGGATGATTCGGGAATGGCAGTCCGCCGCCGGGTGGTTCCAGCGGGTCGTGGCCCGGCACCCCGAAAACGGAGACGCCTGGCTGGAACTGACCTGGTGTCTGGCCGAACTGCAGGACTGGCCGAAATGCATCGAGGCCGCGCGTCAGGCGACCCGCCTTTACCCGGGAGCGAGTGCCGGCTGGGGTAACCTCGCGATGGCCCTGCGCTCGGCCGGGGATTTCGACGGCGCCAGACGCGCTGTCGGGCGGGCGTTGGAACTCGATCCGAAGGACCCAAGAAATCTGCAGCTCAGAGACGAACTGGAAGCGGGATGA
- a CDS encoding haloacid dehalogenase type II yields MHEPAVLTRVQAILFDTFGTLVDWRSSLIRELSAFGRRRGAIADWPRLVDKWRAAYYPSMDRVRKGEQPWTILDALHRQSLQGLVAELGIDGLGPDDLDELTGAWHRLRPWPDVPGGMQRLAAHYFLGPLSNANVSLLMRLRKFTGLPWDVILGADLWQHYKPDPETYRGACRLLGLRPSEVMLVAAHNDDLRAARAEGLRTGFIPRRAEYGPHQTKDFAPEEAWTVVAADLEDLASLLCPESAAGE; encoded by the coding sequence ATTCATGAACCGGCCGTGCTCACGCGCGTGCAAGCCATCCTGTTTGACACCTTCGGCACCCTCGTCGACTGGCGCTCCAGTTTGATCAGGGAACTGAGCGCCTTCGGCCGGCGTCGAGGCGCGATAGCTGACTGGCCGCGGTTGGTCGATAAGTGGCGAGCCGCGTATTACCCATCCATGGACCGGGTCCGGAAGGGCGAACAACCCTGGACCATCCTGGATGCGTTGCACCGCCAGAGTTTGCAAGGGTTGGTGGCGGAGCTTGGGATTGACGGCCTCGGCCCGGACGATCTCGACGAACTGACCGGCGCGTGGCACCGGTTAAGGCCGTGGCCCGACGTGCCGGGAGGCATGCAGCGCCTCGCCGCACATTATTTTTTAGGGCCGTTGTCCAACGCCAACGTCTCGTTGCTGATGCGGCTGCGCAAGTTTACCGGTCTGCCCTGGGACGTCATCCTGGGCGCCGACTTATGGCAGCATTACAAGCCTGATCCCGAAACCTACCGGGGAGCCTGCCGTTTGCTGGGATTACGGCCCTCGGAAGTCATGCTGGTCGCCGCCCATAATGATGACCTGCGCGCGGCGCGCGCCGAAGGGCTCCGCACCGGTTTTATCCCGCGGCGTGCCGAGTACGGGCCGCATCAGACCAAGGATTTTGCACCGGAGGAAGCCTGGACGGTCGTGGCCGCTGACCTCGAGGACCTCGCATCACTGCTTTGCCCTGAAAGCGCGGCAGGAGAGTAG
- a CDS encoding response regulator: protein MTEKIRVLYLEGRALDAALVREQLAADGLPCSVLHARRKEHFEAALTQGAFELILIDDRLPDSGYLSALEFASARQPGVPLIIISAEAGDEKAVECLRRGAAGYVRKGCLTRLATVVRRALAEAERHRREGWFRSLIENAFDVITVINAEGLIQFQSPSMHRVLGYPSANVLGHNVLELVHPADLPPARAAFQTVLCGPSRTVTVECRWRHRDGHWRVLQCSSRALPVKGGESLVVINARDITEAKQLEAQLRQARTKETMRQVADGIAHDFNNLLSAILGHCEVLAMKLTADGSLRESVTEIGAAAGRAVTLTQQLLAFGRRQALEPQVLDINAGLAGAEDMLHRLTGENVRITTHLQSDLKPVLADPGQLDQVLLNLAINARDAMPHGGTLCFETRNVDLHPACTRARLGVQPGHHVLLAVTDTGTGMSPEVQSRNFEPFFATKRDGQGTGLELATVQGIVEQIGGYMEVYSLPGLGTTYKLYLPAFTPPPGTKVTAGPPDQSPKERRDRVLLVDDEPSVRAVTMRLLESLGYEVLEAAGTAEALNLVEGGREDIDLLMTDVLMQGRNGRELADTLRRRDPNLKVLFQSGYMGDVLARHGIVESEMAFLQKPFTREVLARKVHEALGRPCAELSGREAQPVIGPNVRKRNLGPRPDPIPDHVT, encoded by the coding sequence ATGACGGAAAAGATCCGCGTGTTGTATTTGGAGGGTCGCGCCCTGGATGCCGCGCTGGTACGCGAGCAACTGGCAGCGGATGGTTTGCCCTGCAGCGTCCTGCATGCCCGCCGCAAAGAGCATTTCGAAGCGGCGTTAACCCAGGGTGCGTTTGAGCTGATTCTTATCGATGACCGCCTGCCCGATTCCGGTTACCTCTCGGCCCTGGAATTCGCATCAGCAAGGCAGCCGGGCGTACCTTTAATCATTATTTCCGCAGAGGCAGGGGATGAAAAGGCCGTCGAGTGCCTCAGACGCGGTGCCGCCGGCTACGTGCGAAAGGGATGCCTCACCCGATTGGCCACAGTTGTGCGGCGCGCGCTTGCCGAAGCGGAACGCCACCGGCGTGAGGGGTGGTTTCGTTCGTTGATCGAAAACGCCTTCGACGTGATCACGGTGATCAATGCCGAAGGCCTCATTCAGTTTCAAAGCCCTTCAATGCACCGGGTGCTGGGTTACCCGTCCGCGAACGTCTTGGGCCATAACGTCCTCGAGTTGGTGCACCCGGCGGACCTGCCGCCCGCGCGGGCGGCATTTCAGACGGTCCTTTGCGGGCCGTCACGGACGGTGACCGTGGAGTGCCGTTGGCGGCATCGCGACGGCCATTGGCGGGTGCTGCAATGCAGCAGCCGGGCGCTGCCGGTCAAGGGAGGCGAAAGCCTGGTGGTGATCAACGCTCGCGACATCACCGAGGCGAAGCAACTGGAAGCTCAATTGCGGCAGGCACGGACGAAGGAGACCATGAGGCAGGTCGCCGACGGGATTGCCCATGACTTTAATAACCTGCTCTCAGCCATCCTGGGTCACTGCGAAGTGCTCGCCATGAAATTGACCGCCGACGGGTCATTACGGGAATCCGTTACTGAAATCGGGGCGGCGGCCGGGCGGGCCGTCACCTTGACCCAGCAACTCCTGGCGTTCGGCCGCCGGCAGGCCCTCGAGCCGCAGGTGCTCGACATAAATGCCGGGCTGGCCGGGGCTGAAGACATGCTGCACCGGCTCACCGGTGAAAACGTGCGGATCACTACCCACCTGCAATCTGACTTAAAACCCGTGCTGGCCGACCCGGGTCAGCTCGATCAGGTCTTGCTGAATCTGGCCATCAACGCCCGCGACGCCATGCCGCACGGCGGTACCTTGTGTTTTGAGACCCGTAATGTCGATCTCCACCCGGCCTGCACCCGGGCCCGTCTCGGCGTTCAGCCGGGTCACCACGTCCTGTTGGCGGTCACTGACACCGGCACCGGCATGAGCCCGGAGGTGCAATCCCGGAACTTTGAGCCTTTCTTTGCGACCAAGCGCGATGGGCAAGGCACGGGGCTGGAATTGGCGACGGTGCAGGGCATCGTCGAACAGATCGGGGGCTACATGGAAGTGTACAGTTTACCGGGCCTGGGCACGACCTATAAACTTTACCTGCCGGCATTCACACCGCCGCCGGGGACCAAGGTAACGGCAGGTCCGCCGGATCAGTCGCCGAAAGAGCGCCGCGACCGGGTACTGCTGGTGGATGATGAGCCGTCCGTGCGCGCCGTAACGATGCGCCTGTTGGAAAGCCTCGGGTACGAGGTCCTGGAGGCGGCCGGCACCGCGGAGGCGTTGAACCTGGTGGAAGGTGGCCGGGAAGATATTGATCTGTTGATGACCGACGTCCTTATGCAGGGCCGGAACGGCCGGGAGTTGGCCGATACGCTCCGCCGCCGTGACCCGAACCTTAAAGTGTTGTTCCAGAGTGGCTATATGGGCGATGTTCTGGCGCGTCACGGCATCGTGGAGTCCGAAATGGCGTTTTTGCAAAAGCCCTTCACACGGGAAGTCCTGGCCAGAAAGGTTCACGAAGCGCTCGGCCGGCCGTGCGCGGAGCTATCCGGCAGGGAAGCTCAACCCGTCATCGGTCCGAACGTCCGGAAACGCAATTTGGGACCTCGCCCGGATCCCATCCCGGACCACGTAACGTAA